The Phocoena phocoena chromosome 4, mPhoPho1.1, whole genome shotgun sequence genome contains a region encoding:
- the YBEY gene encoding endoribonuclease YbeY isoform X3 — MSLVVRNLQRAVPLRRARLREKVQANLKAGDIPQPEFPDDYNLGDIFLGVEYVFQHCKENEDYYDVLTVTATHGLCHLLGFTHSTEAEWQKMYQKEKQVLEELSKHTGTRLQPLSRDLF, encoded by the exons ATGAGCTTGGTTGTGAGGAACCTGCAGCGGGCGGTGCCCCTCAGGCGGGCGCGGCTCCGCGAGAAGGTGCAGGCG AACCTGAAAGCAGGGGACATTCCGCAGCCTGAGTTTCCAGACGACTATAATTTAGGAGACATCTTCCTGGGAGTGGAGTATGTCTTCCAGCACTGCAAAGAGAATGAAGATTACTATGACGTCCTGACT GTGACTGCCACCCACGGGCTCTGTCACCTGCTGGGCTTCACACACAGCACGGAGGCCGAGTGGCAGAAG atgtaccagaaggagaagcaggTTCTTGAGGAGCTGAGCAAGCACACAGGGACCAGGCTTCAGCCCCTGAGCAGGGACCTCTTCTGA
- the YBEY gene encoding endoribonuclease YbeY isoform X1 yields MSLVVRNLQRAVPLRRARLREKVQAVRRALGVQRFDLGVVCVDNRKIQQINRIYRDKNTPTDVLSFPFYENLKAGDIPQPEFPDDYNLGDIFLGVEYVFQHCKENEDYYDVLTVTATHGLCHLLGFTHSTEAEWQKMYQKEKQVLEELSKHTGTRLQPLSRDLF; encoded by the exons ATGAGCTTGGTTGTGAGGAACCTGCAGCGGGCGGTGCCCCTCAGGCGGGCGCGGCTCCGCGAGAAGGTGCAGGCGGTGCGGAGAGCCCTGGGGGTGCAGAGGTTCGACCTGGGGGTCGTCTGTGTCGACAACAGAAAGATTCAGCAGATTAATAGAATTTACAGAGACAAAAATACCCCAACAGATgtgctttcctttccattttacgAG AACCTGAAAGCAGGGGACATTCCGCAGCCTGAGTTTCCAGACGACTATAATTTAGGAGACATCTTCCTGGGAGTGGAGTATGTCTTCCAGCACTGCAAAGAGAATGAAGATTACTATGACGTCCTGACT GTGACTGCCACCCACGGGCTCTGTCACCTGCTGGGCTTCACACACAGCACGGAGGCCGAGTGGCAGAAG atgtaccagaaggagaagcaggTTCTTGAGGAGCTGAGCAAGCACACAGGGACCAGGCTTCAGCCCCTGAGCAGGGACCTCTTCTGA
- the YBEY gene encoding endoribonuclease YbeY isoform X4, whose amino-acid sequence MSLVVRNLQRAVPLRRARLREKVQAVTATHGLCHLLGFTHSTEAEWQKMYQKEKQVLEELSKHTGTRLQPLSRDLF is encoded by the exons ATGAGCTTGGTTGTGAGGAACCTGCAGCGGGCGGTGCCCCTCAGGCGGGCGCGGCTCCGCGAGAAGGTGCAGGCG GTGACTGCCACCCACGGGCTCTGTCACCTGCTGGGCTTCACACACAGCACGGAGGCCGAGTGGCAGAAG atgtaccagaaggagaagcaggTTCTTGAGGAGCTGAGCAAGCACACAGGGACCAGGCTTCAGCCCCTGAGCAGGGACCTCTTCTGA
- the YBEY gene encoding endoribonuclease YbeY isoform X2, whose translation MSLVVRNLQRAVPLRRARLREKVQAVRRALGVQRFDLGVVCVDNRKIQQINRIYRDKNTPTDVLSFPFYEVTATHGLCHLLGFTHSTEAEWQKMYQKEKQVLEELSKHTGTRLQPLSRDLF comes from the exons ATGAGCTTGGTTGTGAGGAACCTGCAGCGGGCGGTGCCCCTCAGGCGGGCGCGGCTCCGCGAGAAGGTGCAGGCGGTGCGGAGAGCCCTGGGGGTGCAGAGGTTCGACCTGGGGGTCGTCTGTGTCGACAACAGAAAGATTCAGCAGATTAATAGAATTTACAGAGACAAAAATACCCCAACAGATgtgctttcctttccattttacgAG GTGACTGCCACCCACGGGCTCTGTCACCTGCTGGGCTTCACACACAGCACGGAGGCCGAGTGGCAGAAG atgtaccagaaggagaagcaggTTCTTGAGGAGCTGAGCAAGCACACAGGGACCAGGCTTCAGCCCCTGAGCAGGGACCTCTTCTGA